A genomic region of Arvicola amphibius chromosome 7, mArvAmp1.2, whole genome shotgun sequence contains the following coding sequences:
- the LOC119819485 gene encoding ficolin-2 isoform X1: MALDTAALFIVTLSIKGLLTHAADTCPEVKVLDLEGSNKLTILRGCPGLPGALGPKGEAGAKGDRGENGLPGHPGKAGPMGPKGEKGLPGQSGKAGLMGPKGDRGEKGARGEKGDTALSQSCATGPRACKELLTRGHLLTGWYTIYLSDCRPLTVLCDMDTDGGGWTVFQRRLDGSVDFFRDWASYKQGFGSQLGEFWLGNDNIHVLTTQGTSELRVDLTDFEGKHEFAKYSSFRILGEAEKYKLILGNFVGGGAGDSLTTQNNQFFSTKDQDNDQDSSSCAQQYHGAWWYSACHTSNLNGLYLGGPHKSYANGVNWKSWRGYNYSYKVSEMKMRLT, encoded by the exons ATGGCCCTGGACACTGCTGCCCTCTTCATCGTGACCCTGTCCATCAAAGGCCTGCTCACTCATGCTGCTGACACCTGCCCAG AAGTGAAAGTCCTGGATCTGGAGGGCTCCAACAAGCTCACCATCCTCCGAGGCTGCCCTGGGCTGCCGGGAGCCCTGGGACCCAAGGGAGAAGCTGgtgccaaaggagacagag GAGAGAACGGCCTCCCTGGACATCCTGGGAAGGCAGGACCGATGGGGCCCAAAG GAGAGAAAGGCCTCCCTGGACAATCTGGGAAGGCAGGACTGATGGGGCCTAAAG gAGACCGAGGAGAAAAGGGAGCACGTGGAGAGAAAG GAGACACCGCGCTATCTCAGTCATGTGCTACAG GACCTCGGGCCTGCAAGGAACTGCTCACCCGGGGCCACTTGCTTACTGGCTGGTATACCATCTACCTGTCAGACTGCAGGCCCCTGACTGTGCTGTGTGACATGGAtactgatggtggaggctggacT GTCTTCCAGAGGAGGCTCGATGGCTCTGTGGACTTCTTTCGGGACTGGGCCTCTTACAAGCAGGGCTTCGGCAGTCAGCTGGGGGAGTTCTGGCTGGGGAATGACAACATCCACGTCCTGACCACCCAGG GAACCAGTGAGCTGCGAGTCGACCTTACAGACTTTGAGGGCAAGCACGAGTTTGCCAAGTATAGCTCCTTCCGGATCCTGGGAGAGGCCGAGAAATACAAGCTCATCCTGGGAAACTTTGTTGGAGGTGGTGCTG GTGACTCTCTGACTACCCAAAACAACCAATTCTTCTCTACCAAAGACCAAGACAATGACCAGGATTCTTCCAGCTGTGCACAGCAATACCACGGAGCCTGGTGGTATTCGGCATGTCACACTTCCAACCTCAATGGCCTCTACCTCGGGGGTCCCCATAAGAGCTATGCAAACGGTGTCAATTGGAAGTCATGGAGAGGGTACAACTATAGCTACAAGGTTTCCGAGATGAAGATGCGTCTCACCTAG
- the LOC119819485 gene encoding ficolin-2 isoform X2 has translation MALDTAALFIVTLSIKGLLTHAADTCPEVKVLDLEGSNKLTILRGCPGLPGALGPKGEAGAKGDRGENGLPGHPGKAGPMGPKGDRGEKGARGEKGDTALSQSCATGPRACKELLTRGHLLTGWYTIYLSDCRPLTVLCDMDTDGGGWTVFQRRLDGSVDFFRDWASYKQGFGSQLGEFWLGNDNIHVLTTQGTSELRVDLTDFEGKHEFAKYSSFRILGEAEKYKLILGNFVGGGAGDSLTTQNNQFFSTKDQDNDQDSSSCAQQYHGAWWYSACHTSNLNGLYLGGPHKSYANGVNWKSWRGYNYSYKVSEMKMRLT, from the exons ATGGCCCTGGACACTGCTGCCCTCTTCATCGTGACCCTGTCCATCAAAGGCCTGCTCACTCATGCTGCTGACACCTGCCCAG AAGTGAAAGTCCTGGATCTGGAGGGCTCCAACAAGCTCACCATCCTCCGAGGCTGCCCTGGGCTGCCGGGAGCCCTGGGACCCAAGGGAGAAGCTGgtgccaaaggagacagag GAGAGAACGGCCTCCCTGGACATCCTGGGAAGGCAGGACCGATGGGGCCCAAAG gAGACCGAGGAGAAAAGGGAGCACGTGGAGAGAAAG GAGACACCGCGCTATCTCAGTCATGTGCTACAG GACCTCGGGCCTGCAAGGAACTGCTCACCCGGGGCCACTTGCTTACTGGCTGGTATACCATCTACCTGTCAGACTGCAGGCCCCTGACTGTGCTGTGTGACATGGAtactgatggtggaggctggacT GTCTTCCAGAGGAGGCTCGATGGCTCTGTGGACTTCTTTCGGGACTGGGCCTCTTACAAGCAGGGCTTCGGCAGTCAGCTGGGGGAGTTCTGGCTGGGGAATGACAACATCCACGTCCTGACCACCCAGG GAACCAGTGAGCTGCGAGTCGACCTTACAGACTTTGAGGGCAAGCACGAGTTTGCCAAGTATAGCTCCTTCCGGATCCTGGGAGAGGCCGAGAAATACAAGCTCATCCTGGGAAACTTTGTTGGAGGTGGTGCTG GTGACTCTCTGACTACCCAAAACAACCAATTCTTCTCTACCAAAGACCAAGACAATGACCAGGATTCTTCCAGCTGTGCACAGCAATACCACGGAGCCTGGTGGTATTCGGCATGTCACACTTCCAACCTCAATGGCCTCTACCTCGGGGGTCCCCATAAGAGCTATGCAAACGGTGTCAATTGGAAGTCATGGAGAGGGTACAACTATAGCTACAAGGTTTCCGAGATGAAGATGCGTCTCACCTAG